The Pyrenophora tritici-repentis strain M4 chromosome 8, whole genome shotgun sequence genome contains a region encoding:
- a CDS encoding Phox proteiny (PX) domain protein, translated as MYGERGSEESLGANPTCSIDVTDTPPSSPTLQPTASPQYLFGDIHEDSEYDQLSDVCELEESRLLFIRHPGAVRRRAMAADFSEGRLETFVGNPLKELAGTQNQYVSYQVITKSDFQSFQKPEFSVRRRFTDFVFLWKQLSKEYPQCAVPPLPDKHKMEYVRGDRFGPDFTERRAHSLHRFLKRIALHPVLRRAVLFINFLESADWNQHMKGRSSRAASGSEQGGGGFVDSIADTFVNTFTKIHKPDQRFIEVSERANKLSEDLNNVEKVTVKVARRQGDLETDYADLATQCQKLTTMEPAVEGNLTSFAASVNTTSQGFKSIRDHTDQNYLTSLRDMDAYIQAVKTLLRTREAKQLDFEQLSEYLAKSAADRDSLASATGSGMGASGFLRSKVEDFRGIDHDQARRQRVRKLEVEIERLTGEVEMSKKASEAFDEHTVKEVADFERIKAIEFKDTLGDLADAHVEFFQGTIETWEKFLEDMRKEEDQRKAAAAS; from the exons ATGTACGGCGAGCGCGGCTCGGAGGAGAGCCTGGGCGCTAATCCCACCTGTTCAATCGACGTCACCGACACACCCCCGAGCTCACCAACACTACAGCCGACAGCAAGCCCTCAGTATCTATTTGGCGATATACACGAAGATTCCGAGTACGATCAATTAAGCGACGTGTGTGAGCTCGAAGAGAGTCGCCTGCTATTCATCCGCCATCCCGGAGCTGTCCGAAGACGCGCAATGGCTGCCGACTTCAGCGAAGGGCGCCTAGAGACGTTCGTAGGCAACCCACTGAAAGAGCTGGCGGGCACGCAAAACCAATATGTTTCATACCAAGTCATTACAAAG TCTGACTTTCAGTCTTTCCAAAAACCCGAATTCTCCGTCCGCCGCCGCTTCACCGACTTCGTCTTCCTCTGGAAACAGCTCTCCAAGGAATACCCGCAATGCGCCGTCCCGCCGCTACCCGACAAGCACAAGATGGAGTATGTGCGTGGGGACCGCTTCGGCCCGGACTTCACTGAGAGACGAGCCCACTCATTGCATCGCTTTCTCAAGCGGATAGCACTGCACCCGGTACTTCGGAGAGCGGTATTATTCATCAACTTTTTGGAGAGCGCCGACTGGAATCAGCACATGAAGGGTCGATCATCACGAGCCGCAAGCGGGTCAGAACAGGGAGGCGGTGGCTTCGTGGACAGTATTGCGGATACGTTCGTCAACACTTTCACCAAGATACACAAGCCAGACCAGCGCTTCATCGAAGTCAGTGAGCGAGCCAACAAGCTGAGCGAGGACCTGAACAACGTCGAGAAGGTTACTGTCAAGGTCGCTAGGCGGCAGGGTGACCTAGAAACTGATTATGCTGATCTGGCGACTCAGTGTCAGAAACTGACAACCATGGAACCTGCTGTAGAAGGCAACCTCACATCTTTCGCTGCTTCTGTCAATACCACCTCACAGGGTTTCAAATCTATTCGTGATCACACGGACCAGAATTATTTGACCAGTCTTCGAGACATGGACGCCTATATCCAGGCCGTCAAGACTCTTCTGCGAACACGAGAGGCCAAACAGCTCGACTTTGAGCAACTGAGCGAATATCTAGCCAAATCTGCTGCTGACCGCGATTCGCTGGCCAGCGCAACAGGTTCCGGAATGGGCGCCTCCGGATTTCTTCGCTCCAAAGTGGAGGATTTCCGGGGTATCGACCACGATCAAGCGCGTCGGCAACGCGTCCGTAAATTGGAGGTGGAGATTGAACGTCTCACGGGCGAAGTGGAGATGTCAAAGAAGGCCAGTGAGGCATTCGACGAGCACACGGTCAAGGAAGTTGCCGACTTTGAGCGCATCAAAGCCATTGAATTCAAGGATACCCTCGGTGATCTAGCCGACGCACATGTGGAATTCTTCCAGGGGACGATTGAGACATGGGAGAAGTTCTTGGAGGATATGCGGAAAGAAGAGGACCAGCGAAAAGCGGCTGCAGCATCGTAG
- a CDS encoding EPT1, sn-1,2-diacylglycerol ethanolamine- and cholinephosphotransferase: MPPSKETKRHECVSEDALQHLRTYKYSSVDKSFISRYILKHYWNGFVELLPLWLAPNLVTLLGFFFILGNVVLLELYIPDLVGPAPSWVYYSFAFGMWMYSTMDNVDGKQARRTGTSSPLGELFDHGIDSLNCTLASLLETAAVGYGSTKIGAFTALIPVLPMFFSTWETYHTHTLYLGYFNGPTEGLILACTFICMSGYFGPEIWSTPLANYFPSYKAEIGEVTLKELWVPIILFTFFVAHLPACIVNVARARRAKNLPLLPLLKEWTPLVIFVVCTMAWLGSPYSKLLEDNHLVLYCLTMSLVFGRMTTKIILAHLTHQAFPYWTVMLAPMIGGALLVNHPYFTIPGTTFGPISANFELWYLRAYFVFAAVVYGRWAHLVITSICDYLGINCLTIPKKTSEKNGRASVVVDGKGRTD, translated from the exons ATGCCTCCGAGCAAAG AAACAAAAAGGCATGAGTGCGTCTCCGAAGATGCGCTGCAGCATCTGAGAACCTACAAATACTCGAGCGTCGATAAATCCTTCATCTCCCGCTACATCCTGAAGCATTAC TGGAATGGCTTCGTCGAACTCCTACCCTTATGGCTGGCCCCGAACCTCGTCACATTATTAGGCTTTTTCTTCATCCTGGGAAACGTCGTGCTGCTAGAGCTATACATCCCAGATTTGGTCGGACCAGCCCCCTCATGGGTATACTACAGCTTCGCATTTGGCATGTGGAT GTACTCCACCATGGACAACGTCGACGGAAAGCAAGCGCGTCGCACCGGCACATCGAGCCCGCTGGGAGAACTTTTTGA CCATGGAATTGACTCCCTTAACTGCACCTTGGCAAGTCTCCTGGAGACGGCAGCTGTTGGCTATGGCTCTACTAAGATCGGTGCCTTCACTGCGCTGATTCCAGTCCTTCCCATGTTCTTCTCCACTTGGGAAACATACCACACGCACACTTTGTACCTAGGCTACTTCAACGGCCCTACAG AGGGGCTAATTCTTGCGTGCACGTTCATCTGCATGTCAGGCTACTTCGGCCCGGAGATATGGTCAACTCCCCTCGCCAATTACTTCCCATCTTACAAGGCGGAGATCGGTGAAGTTACCTTGAAAGAACTCTGGGTACCTATCATCTTGTTCACCTTCTTCGTCGCTCACCTTCCGGCCTGCATCGTCAACGTTGCACGCGCGCGACGCGCCAAGAACCTGCCCCTGCTGCCCCTTCTCAAGGAATGGACACCCCTGgtcatcttcgtcgtctGCACCATGGCCTGGCTCGGATCACCATATTCGAAGCTCTTAGAAGACAACCACCTCGTCCTGTACTGCCTGACAATGTCGCTGGTCTTTGGAAGAATGACCACAAAGATCATCCTGGCACATCTTACCCACCAGGCCTTCCCCTACTGGACCGTTATGCTTGCGCCCATGATTGGAGGTGCTCTACTCGTCAACCATCCCTACTTCACCATTCCCGGTACCACCTTTGGCCCCATCTCAGCCAACTTTGAGCTGTGGTACCTTCGTGCATATTTCGTTTTCGCCGCTGTTGTCTACGGGCGATGGGCACACCTTGTGATTACAAGCATCTGCGACTACCTAGGCATCAACTGCCTTACGATACCCAAGAAGACATCCGAGAAGAATGGACGGGCCAGTGTTGTCGTTGACGGCAAAGGTCGCACAGACTAG
- a CDS encoding LETM1 multi-domain protein has translation MYAGRTASRAAPAVFRAGIRTSTRAHRPMLRTSPAIRILIPLRALQTETTSSNAAQNYPPPGFDPSKASKTLPRQEQKTQQQSKPLLEKEDTIIPKSGATANPKTAAQDVQTMTELAAEKSAAETKEEKRAIAKKEEAKKKLTVWQKVKHELAHYWDGTKLLGFEIRISSKLALKMAAGYELTRRERRQLQRTVQDLARLVPFLPFVIVPFAELLLPVALKLFPNMLPSTYEGQSAKDSKAQTLRATRKDVSGFLRQTLKETGLPVSPENAQTAEFAEFFRKVRTTGEKPTPEEIIKVCKIFKDDLTLDNLSRPQLVSICRYMNITSFGTDNFLRYQVRVRMRQIKRDDRAIAYEGVESLSVPELQTACASRGLRTYGVSPGRLRDDLTSWLDLRLKHGVPSTLLVLSNAFVYAQGKETEMTSQIDALEAVLSSIPEELYHEVDLEVRNAEGAATNKQRLEVLKEQQELINEENEQTETVENKATASPQDHENIDETERPAKEAQDAKEAKAVEEGKEAEASTGGNAGGSAERAEQDDRARTMDDPTGNADKPAEAAKKD, from the exons ATGTACGCCGGTCGCACTGCTTCGCGGGCTGCGCCTGCAGTCTTCAGAGCGGGCATCAGGACCAGCACACGCGCCCATCGCCCTATGCTTAGGACCTCACCAGCCATTCGCATCCTCATCCCTTTGCGTGCCCTACAAACCGAGACGACATCTTCAAACGCTGCGCAAAACTACCCACCTCCTGGCTTTGACCCCTCAAAAGCGAGCAAAACACTTCCTAGGCAGGAGCAGAAGACCCAGCAGCAGTCGAAACCGCTGCTCGAGAAAGAGGACACCATTATTCCCAAGTCCGGTGCGACTGCCAACCCCAAGACAGCCGCCCAGGATGTCCAGACAATGACGGAACTGGCGGCGGAGAAGTCTGCGGCCGAGACCAAGGAGGAGAAAAGGGCCATTGCGAAAAAGGAAGAGGCAAAGAAGAAGTTGACTGTCTGGCAAAAGGTCAAGCACGAGCTGGCTCACTACTGGGACGGAACGAAGCTGCTAGGTTTCGAGATTCGGATCAGTTCCAAGCTGGCTTTGAAGATGGCTGCCGGTTACGAGCTTACTCGGCGAGAGCGTCGACAG TTGCAACGTACAGTACAGGATCTTGCCCGTCTGGTACCCTTCCTACCCTTCGTCATTGTCCCGTTTGCCGAATTGCTGCTCCCTGTAGCACTAAAGCTCTTCCCCAACATGCTTCCCAGCACCTACGAAGGGCAGTCAGCCAAAGACAGCAAAGCTCAAACTCTCCGAGCCACTCGGAAAGACGTCAGCGGTTTCCTCCGCCAGACTCTCAAGGAAACCGGTCTACCCGTCTCTCCCGAGAACGCGCAGACAGCCGAGTTTGCAGAGTTCTTCCGCAAGGTCCGCACAACTGGCGAGAAGCCAACTCCCGAGGAGATTATCAAGGTCTGCAAGATCTTCAAGGATGACCTTACTCTAGACAACTTGTCCAGGCCTCAGCTTGTCTCCATCTGCCGATACATGAACATTACATCTTTCGGTACGGACAACTTCTTGCGCTACCAAGTCCGCGTACGCATGCGCCAGATCAAGCGCGACGACAGAGCCATTGCCTACGAAGGCGTTGAATCACTCTCCGTTCCCGAGCTCCAGACTGCCTGCGCAAGCCGTGGTCTCCGCACCTACGGTGTCTCTCCTGGCCGATTGAGGGACGACCTTACTAGCTGGTTGGATCTCCGCCTAAAACACGGTGTCCCCTCGACTCTCCTTGTGCTTTCCAACGCTTTTGTGTATGCTCAGGGTAAGGAGACTGAGATGACATCTCAAATCGACGCTCTAGAGGCAGTTCTCTCCAGCATTCCTGAGGAGCTCTACCACGAAGTAGATCTTGAGGTCCGCAATGCCGAGGGCGCCGCGACCAACAAGCAACGTCTTGAGGTCCTCAAGGAGCAGCAAGAACTGATCAACGAGGAGAACGAGCAGACAGAGACTGTTGAGAACAAAGCTACTGCGTCGCCTCAAGACCACGAAAACATCGATGAAACCGAGAGGCCCGCAAAGGAGGCACAAGATGCCAAGGAGGCCAAAGCTGTTGAGGAGGGCAAAGAAGCCGAGGCTAGCACCGGAGGCAATGCAGGTGGTAGTGCTGAGCGCGCCGAACAGGACGACCGAGCAAGGACGATGGATGACCCCACGGGCAATGCCGACAAGCCCGCGGAAGCAGCGAAGAAGGATTAA
- a CDS encoding Adk, Adenylate kinase and related kinase: MTIGRLAKAARIILVGAPGVGKGTQTERLMKKFSELSAISSGDLLRKNVRERTPLGIQAEHTIKAGKLVPDTMILRLIVNELTTRGWIRDNALRPYALNFSSLDTADHTVDSVMIPSDVRAPRYTFSNKPAASFILDGFPRTVVQAIQLDNIVPINMVVNLNTPSDIIIDRICNRWVHEASGRVYNITFNAPKVDGKDDITGEPLTRRADDDPEVWKARLQSFRENNEPLLEHYDKLGVLWTVTGNSSDEISPKLFAEFSRRFGALD; this comes from the exons ATGACGATTGGACGGTTAGCAAAGGCGGCCCGCATCATACTGGTGGGCGCACCAGGTGTCGGGAAGGGTACCCAGACGGAGCGCTTGATGAAGAAATTCTCCGAACTATCGGCAATCAGTTCTGGCGATCTGCTGAGGAAGAACGTGAGGGAGCGGACGCCTCTCG GCATCCAAGCCGAACACACTATCAAGGCCGGTAAATTGGTCCCAGACACGATGATCTTGCGCCTCATTGTCAATGAGCTTACAACACGCGGATGGATACGAGACAATGCATTGCGTCCATATGCGCTCAACTTTAGCTCACTAGACACGGCCGACCATACCGTAGACTCGGTCATGATTCCCTCAGATGTGCGGGCCCCGCGTTACACCTTCTCGAACAAGCCAGCGGCCTCCTTTATACTCGACGGCTTCCCACGAACCGTTGTGCAAGCAATTCAGCTTGACAACATTGTCCCCATTAATATGGTGGTCAATCTCAACACGCCCAGCGACATCATCATCGATCGCATATGCAATCGCTGGGTGCACGAAGCGTCGGGACGAGTCTACAACATCACCTTCAATGCGCCAAAGGTTGACGGCAAGGATGACATCACGGGCGAGCCCCTCACACGACGGGCGGACGATGACCCAGAGGTATGGAAGGCGCGTCTGCAGAGTTTTCGCGAAAACAACGAGCCGCTTCTCGAGCATTATGATAAGCTTGGTGTACTTTGGACAGTGACCGGGAACAGCAGCGACGAGATTTCCCCAAAACTCTTCGCCGAATTCAGCAGGCGATTTGGCGCCCTTGATTGA
- a CDS encoding PotE, Amino acid transporter codes for MASSSLSKSSDIELNAVPSRSTDRQDDLALAKLGKKAVLKRRFGFLSILGFSCTVLITWEGSLVLFLVGFQNGGPAGVIYGYLTVWIGTVSVFMVLSELVSMAPTSGGQYHWVSMLAPRRSQKLLSYISGWLTLCGWLASLGSGAFLTGGLIQGLLMLCQPDTYVPHNWHVTLLYWAVIAFCVFINVAAGWLLPKFEGALLILHILGFFAILIPLLVLGPQGNAQEIFTSFLDLGGWDSQGLSFCIGIMGSVFAFVGGDGPIHLSEEIQNAQIIVPRSIMTGIAINGSLGFGMILTVLFRMGDLDAVLEENPAFPFMAIFHRAVQSRSGAAVMASIVMVLTISANVGFSASTSRICWAFARDKGIPGWRTLSRVSDRTSIPVYAVALTSIIASLLGLINIGSTTAFNGVISVAIAGLFSSYLLTSSLLLYRRCTGAILPPQRSFRHRGPIYNS; via the exons ATGGCGTCGTCGTCTCTTTCCAAAAGCAGCGACATTGAGCTGAATGCTGTACCATCTCGCTCAACCGACAGGCAAGATGATCTCGCATTGGCGAAGCTGGGGAAGAAGGCTGTGCTGAAG CGTCGTTTCGGTTTCCTCTCGATCTTGGGCTTTAGTTGTACGGTACTGATCACGTGGGAGGGCTCTCTTGT CTTGTTTCTCGTGGGGTTTCAAAA TGGTGGCCCGGCCGGTGTCATCTATGGCTATCTCACGGTATGGATCGGTACCGTATCAGTGTTCATGGTGCTGAGTGAGCTTGTCTCAAT GGCACCCACATCTGGCGGTCAGTACCATTGGGTCTCGATGCTCGCGCCACGAAGATCGCAGAAGCTGTTGAGTTATATCTCCG GATGGCTCACTCTCTGCGGCTGGTTAGCTTCTCTCGGCTCCGGTGCCTTCCTCACTGGCGGTCTTATCCAAGGCCTACTGATGCTCTGTCAACCAGATACCTATGTCCCTCATAACTGGCACGTGACACTTCTTTACTGGGCCGTCATCGCGTTCTGCGTCTTCATCAATGTGGCTGCTGGATGGCTGCTGCCCAAGTTCGAGGGCGCACTGCTGATACTGCACATCCTGGGGTTTTTTGCCATCCTAATACCATTGCTGGTGCTCGGGCCTCAGGGCAATGCTCAGGAGATCTTCACTTCGTTTTTGGATCTGGGAGGTTGGGACTCCCAAGGACTGAGCTTCTGCATTGGCATCATGGGGAGTGTTTTCGCGTTTGTTG GCGGTGATGGTCCTATTCAT TTATCCGAAGAGATCCAGAACGCCCAAATCATCGTTCCTCGTTCAATCATGACCGGCATCGCCATCAACGGATCCCTAGGCTTCGGCATGATTCTCACCGTTCTCTTCCGCATGGGAGACCTCGACGCCGTGCTTGAAGAGAATCCCGCGTTCCCCTTTATGGCCATCTTCCACCGCGCAGTGCAATCGCGTTCCGGCGCAGCTGTCATGGCATCCATCGTCATGGTACTTACAATCAGTGCCAACGTAGGTTTCTCAGCCTCGACATCGCGAATTTGTTGGGCTTTTGCCAGAGATAAGGGAATACCCGGGTGGAGGACATTGAGCCGG GTCAGCGACCGCACCTCCATCCCCGTCTACGCCGTCGCCCTAACAAGCATCATCGCCTCCCTCCTCGGTCTCATAAACATCGGTTCTACCACCGCCTTTAACGGCGTAATCTCCGTCGCCATCGCCGGCCTCTTCTCCTCGTACCTCCTCACTTCCTCACTGCTCCTCTACCGCCGCTGCACCGGTGCCATCCTACCCCCCCAGCGAAGCTTTCGACACAGAGGCCCCATCTACAACTCCTGA